Within the Rosa rugosa chromosome 2, drRosRugo1.1, whole genome shotgun sequence genome, the region TCCAACATGGCCTGATAGATTCAAACAATATGATGCAGTCAGCAACTCCATCTCAATGTCCTTTTTATTAGACCAAACCAACTTAAGAATAATAGGATActaaatggatctttcctttgAAACAGATTTCTTATGAAATAAGCTTACTGGATCCAACATTACTACCTATGAAACGCATATGCAGAGTTTCTTATTAATTTTTTCTGTCTTATAGCTACTTGCAATTTTCAGAAAACCATACTACATGAAAGATATTACTGTGAAGTGTGAATCTATGATAAGGGGTGATTTTTATGCAGTAGTGATTCTGGATTTTGAGCAATGGAAGAACTCTATGCAGTAATGATTCTGTTTGAAAGGCTTTGGTTTTTTATGCCAAAAGTTGTGAATGCTTCTTTAATGCTGATCAAGACAAGGATTTGGCAAGGCCATAGTAGACATAAAGAAAATGTTGGAGCAATTTGATAAGTTGCTCAATGCCGACAccataattttcaaaaatgCTAGATGCAAGGTAAAGAACTTGGTGTTAATTTGTTTTTTCATCCTCTGTTTTCCCCTTTAATCTCCAACAATTTCATACCACAGGTCcgtatttgttttgattttgggttatTTGGTTATACACAGGTGCTTTTTAGTATTAACTTTTTGAAGTTATTCAAGAAACTGATGTTGGCCTGTTTGGAGAAGTCAGCACTCATCACTGGATCTTCTATTAAAGCTTTCATGTGGCTGGAGACCCAAGAAGCAAGTGTAGAGAGAAGTTGTAGTAACTCCTCACTAATCTTGAAGAAATTTAAGGTTAAATCTCATTGTTTGCACAACAGCCTATTgcaaagaatatgagatacatTCAAATGATAAAGGTCTGAGATGTATTGCCTCCAGAGGATATCTCGAGGATATCCCAAAGTTGGAATATCGCTTGGAGACAGTTTTAAATTGATACAcaaataaaatcatttttgttGATCTCGCAGCATCGCGCGAGGGGGATTATCTAGTATCGTTTATACCGAATGATAAGGCACGAATTCTTATCAAACATTCAAACACTTATTTCCAATATAATTAAAAAGCAACATTAGTGGCAGATAAAGCTTAAAGGATGAAAACAACATTGGTGGAATACAAAGCATAAAGTGTAGAAAAgcaatatgaaaacaacattgGTGGAATACAAAGCATAAAGTGTAGAAAAGCAATATATGATATTAATTTGATCTTCATGCCACCTTCACGTACAGgtcatttcttttcattaaaagcAGAGACAACGGTGACTTCAAAGTATGTTATGACTTATGAACAATCAATAAACAGCCAAGTCAAATCAATAAACTCTGCTCCTATGATCTGATCCTTAAATTACTTCGACATGTCTCAAATGGAACTTGCAAATTTCACAAGCAAATACACATGACTCTTTTTCAAGCAAGTTCGAACAAAATGCGGGTTTTGGCTGTGGAAGTGATCTTAATAGTATGCTGTCTTTCTAATGCAGTATTTATTTGCTGTCATAGCTCCTCCATGCATTTGGACCACCCCTTCACCTCTAGGCAGAAAGGAAATGAGACCGATAGGCTGGCACTCTTCGCCATCAAAGGCAACATACATCATGATCCCAACCGAGTCCTGAGCTCTTGGAATAACTCCATTCACTTCTGCTTGTGGCACGGCGTCACTTGCAGTTCAAGGCATCACCAGAGAGTCACCATGCTGGACCTCAACTCCCAAGGCCTGGCTGGCTCCATATCCCCACACATAGGAAATCTGAGCTTTCTAAGGGATCTTCACCTCTCTAACAATAGCTTCACTCAAGAAATTCCTCCACAAATTGGGCATTTGCGTAGGTTACAGGTACTAGCTTTAATGAATAACTCATTTACTGGCCGTATTCCTGCCAACATATCCAATTGCTTCAACCTCACCTATCTCTCTTTCAGTAAAAACAAGCTAGTGGGTGAAATTCCTTCCAATCTTGGTTTCTTGTCTAAGCTTCAAGAACTTGTTCTACAACTTAATAATTTAACGGGAGAAATCCCTCCTTCCTTGGGGAACCTTTCATCTCTTACAATATTTGCTGCATCTCATAACAACTTGGTGGGGAGCATCCCTAGTTCTCTAGGCCAATTGAAAATGTTaacctttttttctttggcaAGTAATAAGTTGTCTGGTACCATCCCTCCTTCCATTTACAACCTATCTGCTATTGTTGATTTTCATGTGGGGCTAAACCAAATTCAGGGGAGTATTTCCTCACACTTGAGCACTGCGTTTCCTAACCTTAGGTTCTTTAATATTGCGAAGAATGAATTTATTGGGGCTATTCCGTTGTCGATATCCAATGCAACAAGTCTAGTGAAGTTCACTGTTGGAAATAACTATCTAACAGGACAAGTGCCCAATTTACGAAAGCTTCATAACCTCCAAATTTTCGAAGTCATGTTCAATCATCTCGGAAGCGGTAATCAAGGCGACTTGAGCTTTGTCTCAGAGTTGATGAACGCCACACAGTTAAGACTGTTGATTTTAGGCTTCAACAATTTCGGAGGGACATTGCCGACATCAATATCCAATCTCTCAACCAGTCTTGAATGGCTTTGGGTTCAAGGAAACCAACTACATGGAAGCATCCCAACTGGTTTAGTAAATCTTGTGAATTTGCAATCGCTCGCTTTATCAGTAAACTCCTTCACAGGTAGCATTCCCGCTGACATTGGGAAGCTTTCAAAACTTGTTGAATTGCTTCTTCGGTTCAACCAATTTTCAGGAAGCATTCCATCTTCTCTTGGAAATTTAACCATGTTAAACGATCTCTACTTGAACGCAAATAATCTTAGTGGCAGCCTCCCTTTGAGTCTAGGGAAATGCCGCGGGTTGTTGGAATTGCGTCTTTCTCAAAATAATCTTAATGGTACAATACCCCAGCAACTACTTATTGGCCTCCTCTCCTTATCAATTTTTCTCGACTTGTCCAGAAACTACTTTGTTGGTTCCCTTCCTGAGCAGATCGGCAAGTTGAGGAATCTAGGTGCACTTGACGTTTCTGAGAACATGTTATCGGGAGAGCTTCCTAATAGCCTCGGCGATTGTGAAAGTTTAGAAATCCTACAGTTGCAAGGCAATTCCTTCAAGGGGCTCATTCCATCATCTATGAAGGACTTGAGAGGTCTTCAATATTTAGACCTTTCCCGAAACAATTTGTCAGGACATATTCCACAATTCTTCGAGGGCTTTGGAAACTTGGAGAATCTGAACCTATCCTTCAATCACTTATGGGGGGAAGTACCCGTTGAAGGTGTTTTTAAGAATGCAAGTGCAACATCAGTTGTTGGAAACACCGCACTCTGCGGAGGTATTGCAGAGCTTCGACTTCCTGTGTGCAAATCTGAAGTGTCTAAAGCAAGAGGTTTGTCTCGTACAATAAAAATAGTTATGGATTTAGTATCCGGGTTTACTCTATTGGTAATTGCTATGGTGCTATCCTTCTTACTTCATCGTAAGAAAAGGAAAGCAATCAAGTTGAGCACTTTGGGGAACTCTTTTTTGCAAGTCTCGCATGCTATGCTCCTAAAAGCAACTGACGGGTTTTCTTCCACTAATTTGATTGGTGAGGGTGGTTTTGGTTCTGTGTACAAAGGAATTCTTGATGGTGATAGAGTTGTCGCTGTAAAGGTGCTTAACATGGTACATAGTGGAGCTTCAAAGAGTTTCATAGCTGAATGTGAAGCACTGAGAAATATCAGACATCGAAACTTGGTCAAGATTGTAACTGCATGTTCAAGTGTTGATTTTCGTGGAAATGATTTCAAGGCTCTAGTTTATGAATTCATGGAAAATGGGAGCTTAGAAGAGTGGTTGCACCTAACCACTGGAATTGAAACGGTAATGAATGCACCCAAAACTTTAAGCCTTGTCCAGAGGCTCGATATCGCCATTGATGTTGCTTCTGCATTGGATTATCTTCACAATCATTGTGAAACACCAATAGTTCACTGTGATCTCAAACCAAGTAACGTTCTTTTGGACAAAGAGCTGACTGCACATGTTTCTGACTTTGGGCTGGCAAGATTTCTCTCAAAATTAACTGATAACGTTTCTGGAAATCAATCAAGCTCCATTGGAATAAGAGGATCGGTTGGTTATGCTGCTCCAGGTAATTATTCTCATATGCTTCACAATTTCTCATCTTCTTTATTATTCATTGAgagctattttattttttgtacagTGGTAGTGACAAATATTAGTGATATTATTGTTTGAACTGTAGAGTATGGTATGGGAAGTGAGGTGTCAACATATGGGGATGTGTACAGCTTTGGCATTCTCTTGTTAGAAATGTTTACCGGGAAGAAACCCACTGATCCTATGTTCAGTGATGGCTTGAATCTTCATAACTTTGTGAAGACGGCTTTACCTGAACATGTTGAGGAGATTACGGATTCACTACTTGAAGGAGGCATCACCACTATCGATGAAGCTCGCAATCAACCCATCGCAAGTCAACTACAGAAGATTGAAGAGTGCTTGACGTTGATATTTGGAACTGGAATTGCATGTTCTGCTGAATCCCCAGCAAATCGAAAGGATATAAGTGATGTTGTATCTGAATTGCACACCATCAGGAACAATCTTCTTGGCTAGAACTTTTTAAATTGTTACTTTTATGTATGTTGTGTGCTTCTTGTATTTTGATCATTACTCTGTCTTTTGATTGTCATTTGCTATCTTTGAAGTCATGTTGTTACCACTACTTGTATTAATTTAGTGTGCAATTGTGTGTTTGAGGCCTTGAGTCTCCATtgtaataaaaagaataaaaaggaGTATGCTAAATCGAGATTATCCTAATTCGGAAACACATGATCCACCCAATTTGAAGtcgggtttttgtttttctttctttcgggACTGAATCGAACGCTCTGCGTTATTCCttcatttcaaaacaaatcaccACCCAATTACAGACCACTGCACCATTTTTCAGTAGGAAAAAGCAGTCAAGTTCCGTCCAAGCTCCGGCCTACTTCCAGCGACGCTCCGACTCCGACGCACACTGCTTCTCAGCCTCACTGTAGTTCAAGCTTCGAGCAGGAGCAACCATGGAGGAGGAGCCTCAGAACGGTAACACGATCGTTGCGGAGAGTGAGGAGGAGCCGATAGTCGGGCCTGGCCCAGCCCCTCGAGCTCGGCCCAAGCGCCCTCTTCAGTTCGAGCAGGCTTACCTCGATTCCCTCCCCTCCACTCTCATGTATGCCATTACTTCCCTTACACTAATCTTCTCTGGTTGCAATTTCCATTTGAGTTCCACAATTTGTGACAGAAAATCTATGATAGTTGGCTCCATACAACTTAAACCCTAAACTCATGTCAACTTTAATCTGTCATGAGTTCAAATGCAAATTTTTGATGATCATTTTTGTTTGCGAGCTTTGTTTAGTACTATTTCTcgggaaattctacaatgtgttaacgtatgacatgcatacaattgccttaaaagtggtaaaatgagtccttaaaatagtaatattagtcctcaaagtggtaacatgagtccttaaagtggtaaattttcttagttaccacatgagtcctcaaaataataatattagtcctcaaagtggtaacatgagtccttaaagtggtaaattttcttagtttaccatatgagtcctcaaaatagtaatattagtcctcaaagtgataacatgagtccttaaagtggtaaaaatagttgatgtatgagaaatgttaacataccatagctttacccctaTTTCTCAATAtgtatgtttttgttttcttaatttGGCGGCATCAACAGGTATGAAAAGAGTTATATCACTATGCCAGTATGGAAATTATCTGTAGTGTATCCAGCTGCTGTCTCTTacggcatcagacgacagatatcatCCGTCGTTTGTCCTCATTCAAACAATAGAAGTTTCGCAAGACTTTGTCGTCTGAACAACCCAAAATTGAAGGATTTCGAACTTTCTGTGGTTATTAATCACATACAGCGACAGATTAATGTTGTTCAAATGAACTACAAACTACAGTTTTAATAAAACTGCTGTTGTCTGACATTTAATAAGAACACATTTATATGTAGTCTGAAGTTACCAAATAAAGGCTTGTTTAacaatctgttgtctgaatgcattTTTAAAGACATTTGATTGTTGTTTGAAATTCAGTTAAAACTGGGTAAATTTTGCCTCATCTGTCGTCTAAATAGTTTTAAGAATTTATTTTTATGTCTTTTGTCTTGTATTCCTACCACAgttttaagtatttatgttgtctgatggACAATATAACTATATGTAATCATGTACTTGTGTAGTTTGATTACGGTCAGAAGCTCACTCTTCTGTTTTTTGAAGCACATTTGAAATATAGATAACTTTTTACTTCTGTTGTTTGatataacaagaaacaacaTATTTTGGTACGATTTAGTTGTTCATTTTCATGTTGAGACAACATATGTTGTAATCTTGTGTTGGTTGTTAACCATATATGGATATATCATCAAAGTCAAAAGGCTTGAAGCCAATTCAGAACATAATTTAAGAAAACACCAAGCAAAACTAGACTACTTCtaacacaaaaacaaataattatAGAGTAATATTACTCCAAAGAAAtctaccatatatatatatatatatatatatatatatatatatatatggaattgATATGGCGATCTACAAGCTCTCCTCTCCCAGTAAAATCGACACGAAAGAGTCAAAGCAATCTGCATCACACATCAAAAGGGAGACATAAGTGAACTGGAATGTTAAGGCATGAACAACTTAGCTTTGGGAATTTATTAAAGTTCATTTGTACAGCCATGAACTTGAACTTTTGCAGACTCATAGTAAACATGTTAAGGTAGAACATATTGAATTTCATGGAATTCGGATTTAGGAAAGCAAGGAAAAAGATGAACACAATCTGACTGAACTGCAGGAGTCATATAAAAAAAACACTCAGCAGCATGGTCAACTgaaaaaattcaccaaaaattcATTGCAAGTCCAATTGACATGAAATCAATTTTGAAACAACCATTTGAAATGCATAATTCAATATACATAAAAACCAGAAGTTAAATGATTCACTGGCGAATTGGTGCATACTACTCCTAACAAGTTTTCTTTCAGCTAATTTTGGTTGTCTTCAGTTCATTACATACATAGATAAACCTTATGTTTTCCTCATTTATTTATCTCTTTTGACCAGGACATTTGAAGTTTTGGAAGAAAAAGCCCATCGGCATTGAATTCGCGAAGCATTTTAGGTCCCACCTTGGTCCCATTGAAGGCCTAGCTGTAAGTTTATCTTCATTACCTCATTATGTGCATACCACGTGCCATCTTGCTTTTAGGTTGATTACTGTTTTCTTCTAATCTACAATGGATTGATTATGAGCATGGAATCAGGCATTGTTCATATATCATACATCTAGATGTATATGCTTGTGAAATCTTGGTTTCCTATTTACCCTGCTTGTTAACTATTCTGAATATGGAGACTCATTGGAACCCATAAAGGTCACATGTTGACTTCCTGTTAAATTTGTTAATGTGTTAAGAGACGTTAAGTACGCTTACTAAATTGATAAACTCTGGTTTATCTTCTTTCAATCCTGATTGATGGAAGATGTGTTTTTGAAGCACTTctgaaattttgcattttgTCTATGCAAAAAAgaacatttttcattttagcgTCTGTAAAAGACTGAAAATCACttgtgaactttttttttttttagttttgtaagtatattggcccattgccattcaacacatgatttcccattacaacaaggaaaccggagcctcaagaaaaacaaagagaaagtgCACAAGATCGGGTCTTGAAGAAAAGATCAAGCCAAAtcgaatcactgatcttgagtttaatgTGCATTCATTCCATATTAGTTGGTATAAtcctaaattgatatgcatatcgttGTATTGAATCAATAATCTCTTATGCATTAAAATGGttttaacatgcatatcaatttgagatcttgtttaggaaattgtcgattgcatattcaaaaactgttttaaacctttccttgtttatcttaattaattattaagaaaagatttgattgagggggagtttttctttcttataaAAAGGTTTCAAAACTAAAGTTTTCTGTGGGTTTTTTGATGGCAGAAATTGTTTTCCATTGAACTTCTTGTTTTGTTCTAATCGTTTTCTAAAAACCCTACTTGTTTCATGTGTGAGATTGCATAATTTTTCTCATTCACTCTCAAGATCGGTGATTCAATTGAGTGAAAGGAAGATCGAAGATTGATTGCCTAGAATGTTGAATTAAGAGTTAGAACggttgtaaaacaagttagcatttgttgctaagagaaagtgtttgttatgaacaacactacttgtgttCTGTAAActcttgtgtttattattggatTGTTcttttcgtgttggctacgttaaaagccacgcagtgaagtttcctcagtggagaggtttacactgcgttagcaaatcttcGTGTCGTGTATTGTATTTTCTTTAGTTAAATTCATTGAGATAAAATATTGTATCATCACTAGTTCCATCTAGTACTttcaagttttatttttatcttttataAGCAACATTTTCTCTTTACTAATAAACAAGCAAAGCTATTACCAGCCGTCAACAACAGAAACCCACCAAAATCGCAGCTAGGGATTTGACGGACTCGAAGAGATCTTCGGAGGCTTCGGTCTCGGTTTTGTTACCGTTATGCTGGTCGATGGCTGCTGGATTAATGGCCTCCACATTGGGCTCGTCGTCGTTTGAGGGCTCCTTCAT harbors:
- the LOC133734078 gene encoding probable LRR receptor-like serine/threonine-protein kinase At3g47570, encoding MTLFQASSNKMRVLAVEVILIVCCLSNAVFICCHSSSMHLDHPFTSRQKGNETDRLALFAIKGNIHHDPNRVLSSWNNSIHFCLWHGVTCSSRHHQRVTMLDLNSQGLAGSISPHIGNLSFLRDLHLSNNSFTQEIPPQIGHLRRLQVLALMNNSFTGRIPANISNCFNLTYLSFSKNKLVGEIPSNLGFLSKLQELVLQLNNLTGEIPPSLGNLSSLTIFAASHNNLVGSIPSSLGQLKMLTFFSLASNKLSGTIPPSIYNLSAIVDFHVGLNQIQGSISSHLSTAFPNLRFFNIAKNEFIGAIPLSISNATSLVKFTVGNNYLTGQVPNLRKLHNLQIFEVMFNHLGSGNQGDLSFVSELMNATQLRLLILGFNNFGGTLPTSISNLSTSLEWLWVQGNQLHGSIPTGLVNLVNLQSLALSVNSFTGSIPADIGKLSKLVELLLRFNQFSGSIPSSLGNLTMLNDLYLNANNLSGSLPLSLGKCRGLLELRLSQNNLNGTIPQQLLIGLLSLSIFLDLSRNYFVGSLPEQIGKLRNLGALDVSENMLSGELPNSLGDCESLEILQLQGNSFKGLIPSSMKDLRGLQYLDLSRNNLSGHIPQFFEGFGNLENLNLSFNHLWGEVPVEGVFKNASATSVVGNTALCGGIAELRLPVCKSEVSKARGLSRTIKIVMDLVSGFTLLVIAMVLSFLLHRKKRKAIKLSTLGNSFLQVSHAMLLKATDGFSSTNLIGEGGFGSVYKGILDGDRVVAVKVLNMVHSGASKSFIAECEALRNIRHRNLVKIVTACSSVDFRGNDFKALVYEFMENGSLEEWLHLTTGIETVMNAPKTLSLVQRLDIAIDVASALDYLHNHCETPIVHCDLKPSNVLLDKELTAHVSDFGLARFLSKLTDNVSGNQSSSIGIRGSVGYAAPEYGMGSEVSTYGDVYSFGILLLEMFTGKKPTDPMFSDGLNLHNFVKTALPEHVEEITDSLLEGGITTIDEARNQPIASQLQKIEECLTLIFGTGIACSAESPANRKDISDVVSELHTIRNNLLG